The DNA region TACTTTCAGGTGAGGTTGACCCACGGTGGTGTAGATGCTGCCACTGACCGAGCCACAGAAACCAGGAGCCAGGGACAGATCCTGAGAGCACATGGAAATCTTGTTCATGATCTCCTTTGCTTCGCCAATCAAGGTAGCGCCCTTTAAGGGTTTCGAGATCTTGCCGTTTTCAATTAAATAGGCTTCATCCACTCCAAAGTTGAATTGGCCTGTAGCTCCCACGCTGCCGCCGCCCATCTTCTTGCAGTAGATACCTTTATCGATCGAGGCAAACAGGTCGTCAATCGTATGCTCACCGGGGGCAATGTAGGTATTCCGCATCCGGGAAGCAGCAGCGTAGGTGTAGTCCTGACGGCGACCACTGCCAGTTCGGGGATGTCCGGTGCGAATGGAACCAGCGCGATCGGCCAGGAAGTTCTTCAACACCCCTTTTTCGATCAGTAGGGTGCGCTGGGCAGGCATCCCTTCATCATCCATGTCGATCGTCCCGAAGGCATTGGGAGACAGCCCTTCATCCCAGGCCGTCAGGCTTTCGTGGGCAATCTTTTCACCTTTTTGATCCAGGAAGGGAGTGGTGCGCTTTTCGATTTGAGTCGTTTCCAGCAAGTGACCGCAGGCTTCATGGAAGATCACGCCGCCAAATTCGTTGGCCATGACGATCGGATAGGTGCCGGACTCCACATAATCGGCGTACAGCATTTGTCCGGCAGACTCGGCAATATCATCCATTACCGCGCCATAATTCCAGTTCCGCAAGAAGTTGGGATTGCTGGTGTCCCCCAGGCGGCGAGCTACGGAAGTCCGGTGAGCACCATCGGCACACAGGAGCATTGAACCAATGGTTTGCGTCAGCCGAATATCTCTGGCGAAGGTGCCATCGCTGGAAGCCACTAACACTTCCTGCCAATCCCGAAAATAGCTGGCGCGGCGGGATTGAATATGCCTGGCCTTTTGCTTCAGTTGGGCATTGGCATCCAGCAGCACTTCGCCCATTTCACGCATGGAACTGCACTGGGACAACCAGTTTTCTTTCCCTCGTAGCGATCCATAATCCCGCAAAGGTTCCAGGTTGATTTCGGGAATGAAGGCTCCTGGTCCAGGAAGCTGCAAGCCTAAAATGCTGAGTCCTTTTTCCAAAGCAGCCTTTAACCCAGAGAAGGACAGATCGTTAGTACTAACATAGCAATCTGCATGGCCGCGAAAAACCCGGACTCCGGCTCCTGTGGTCAGGCGAGGAGAAATACTGGTAATCGCATCCTCTTCTGCAAGACAACTGATGTAATTGACGCGTTCTAGAAAAAATTCAATGAAATCGGCTCCGGCAGCCCGTCCTAATCCCAATAGGGTAGATAGGGGCGACTCCCAGGTTTCGTCGAAGCGGTCTGGGGTGGAGGCGTATTGAAGGGTAGGCAGTTCCTTAGAACGAAGTAAGGGGGTTGCAAGCATTATGTTCCTCGTCTGCTTCGCGTTACTAGGCGGATTGGTAGCTATTTAGTCCACTATAGAAGGCATTTAGCCCAACGGCACGGAGAGAGTTAATCCAGGTTGATTCAGGTGATATCTCCTACCCGTTAAATCTCTATTTTAGAGAGAAGTCAACATTTCGTCAGAAGAGCGGTATTCGTAGAGACGTTCTGCCGGAACGTCTCTATAGACAAAAACTACCCGAAAGGGGTAAAGATCTGCAATTCTATGGGAGTCTAAGAGGATGCTTGAAAAGTCCAACTGTGAGTAGCAAAACCTTCAGATCCCCCTAAATCCCCCTTATTAAGGGGGACTTTGACTTGCTCCCTAACTTTGACCCATGAAAGTAACCCAACCCTTGGTGAAAATTCTGCGCAGCCGTAAGATGGCATCCCTGCTGCTGCTAGGATTTGCATCCGGTTTGCCGCTGTTTCTTACGAGTCGCACGTTGCAAGCCTGGATGAAGGATGCTCAGGTGGATTTGGGGGTGATTGGCTGGTTTAGTTTGATTGGGTTGCCTTACACGCTAAAGTTTCTCTGGTCGCCACTGCTCGATCGCTTTGTTCCACCTATTTTGGGACGGCGACGGGGCTGGTTATTGTTAACGCAGGTGGGTCTGCTGGTGGCGATCGCGGCCATGTCTCTGCAGCACCCCCAACAGGCTTTGCAATTGGTGGCAGTAAATGCCATGCTCATTGCCCTTTTAAGTGCCACCCAGGATATTGCCGGAGATGCGTATCGCACGGATGTACTGGAACCGCAGGAGTTGGGAATTGGCGCTTCGACCTGGGTTTTGGGTTATCGAGTTGCGATTTTAGTATCGGGTTCTCTGGCGTTGATCCTGGCTGATTATCTGCCCTGGCCAACAGTTTACCTGTTAATGGCGGCACTGATGGCGGTGGGATTGGTCACAACCCTCTGGGCACCGGAACCGATCGTCCAGGGACATCCACCAAAGTCTTTGATGGATGCGGTTTATCTACCTTTTAAAGAATTTTTTCAACGGTTGGGAATCCGTGCTGCGATTCTGGTGCTGCTGTTCATCCTGCTGTTTAAGTTGGGGGATGCGCTGGTGGGAAATATGGC from Leptodesmis sichuanensis A121 includes:
- a CDS encoding TldD/PmbA family protein, whose product is MLATPLLRSKELPTLQYASTPDRFDETWESPLSTLLGLGRAAGADFIEFFLERVNYISCLAEEDAITSISPRLTTGAGVRVFRGHADCYVSTNDLSFSGLKAALEKGLSILGLQLPGPGAFIPEINLEPLRDYGSLRGKENWLSQCSSMREMGEVLLDANAQLKQKARHIQSRRASYFRDWQEVLVASSDGTFARDIRLTQTIGSMLLCADGAHRTSVARRLGDTSNPNFLRNWNYGAVMDDIAESAGQMLYADYVESGTYPIVMANEFGGVIFHEACGHLLETTQIEKRTTPFLDQKGEKIAHESLTAWDEGLSPNAFGTIDMDDEGMPAQRTLLIEKGVLKNFLADRAGSIRTGHPRTGSGRRQDYTYAAASRMRNTYIAPGEHTIDDLFASIDKGIYCKKMGGGSVGATGQFNFGVDEAYLIENGKISKPLKGATLIGEAKEIMNKISMCSQDLSLAPGFCGSVSGSIYTTVGQPHLKVDSITVGGR
- a CDS encoding AmpG family muropeptide MFS transporter; translation: MKVTQPLVKILRSRKMASLLLLGFASGLPLFLTSRTLQAWMKDAQVDLGVIGWFSLIGLPYTLKFLWSPLLDRFVPPILGRRRGWLLLTQVGLLVAIAAMSLQHPQQALQLVAVNAMLIALLSATQDIAGDAYRTDVLEPQELGIGASTWVLGYRVAILVSGSLALILADYLPWPTVYLLMAALMAVGLVTTLWAPEPIVQGHPPKSLMDAVYLPFKEFFQRLGIRAAILVLLFILLFKLGDALVGNMATPFLLDVGYSKTEIGAIQGTFGFLATTVGVVGGGVVLTKIGIARSLWVFGILQALSNLGYFSLTLLPKNSLWLLLAINLENLCAGLVTAGFVAYLMSQCNHDFTATQYALLSSLMAAGGIILAAPAGDLAKAVGWSVFFLLTLVAALPGLLLLPVVAPWNSRLEAATESQNNR